Proteins encoded by one window of Teretinema zuelzerae:
- a CDS encoding ATP-binding cassette domain-containing protein, with translation MNTEAAPILELRDVSFAAQGKPIVQDVSCVFPENRTTALVGPSGGGKSTVLKLAAGLIVPTRGKALYRGYEIATMNRLRNLEFRKNASFVFQDSALWANQTLRQILELPLKIHNPRMKDGERARKITEVLATTGYRKDIDVRPSQLSMGEQKLIAFSRAILCDPKLLFLDEWTESLDDAAARRLVNLVKARKERGDTIVFVSHSYRIIKELADTILMVEDGRIKLNVTAQEFAADENLARTIEKGIAQ, from the coding sequence ATGAACACCGAAGCGGCGCCTATTCTTGAACTGAGGGATGTCTCTTTCGCGGCCCAGGGAAAACCCATAGTACAGGACGTCTCCTGCGTATTTCCGGAAAACCGGACGACAGCCCTCGTCGGCCCCTCGGGAGGCGGAAAAAGCACCGTCCTCAAACTGGCGGCCGGGCTCATCGTTCCCACGCGCGGAAAAGCCCTCTACCGGGGATATGAAATCGCGACGATGAACCGCCTGAGGAATCTCGAGTTCCGGAAAAACGCCTCCTTCGTGTTTCAGGATTCCGCGCTCTGGGCGAACCAGACGCTCCGCCAGATTCTGGAACTCCCGCTGAAAATCCACAATCCCCGCATGAAGGACGGAGAGAGGGCAAGGAAAATAACTGAAGTCCTGGCGACGACAGGGTACCGCAAGGACATCGATGTGCGTCCCTCCCAACTATCCATGGGAGAACAGAAACTGATCGCGTTTTCGCGCGCGATCCTGTGCGATCCGAAGCTCCTGTTTCTCGACGAGTGGACAGAGTCTCTCGACGACGCGGCGGCAAGGCGTCTGGTCAACCTGGTGAAAGCCCGGAAAGAAAGAGGAGACACGATCGTCTTCGTCAGCCACAGTTATCGGATCATTAAAGAACTCGCGGACACGATACTGATGGTGGAAGACGGCCGAATAAAGCTGAACGTAACGGCGCAGGAATTCGCGGCTGATGAAAACCTCGCCCGGACGATAGAAAAAGGAATCGCTCAATGA
- a CDS encoding ABC transporter permease, protein MIQAVGAKILQKAGDSLYTIGFFGKTLRGALPFVYRGQASWKILTMQILFTFVEALGISSLLGMGIGAAVHILGMPILSSFSQEKLIYPLLITIVTRELGPLLTAFIIIARSATAIATEIASMVVSHEIEAYISVGVDPIEHIAVPRFLGVTVSLFLLNIYFSLFGLAGSFLVVQVLSPIPAVEYFSNLLQNLRLADLGVSVAKSIVFGMILATVAVVQGFSVERASTEIPQAGLRAVGSAFAWCIVADLAVSAVYYLS, encoded by the coding sequence ATGATTCAGGCTGTCGGTGCGAAAATCCTCCAGAAAGCCGGCGATTCTCTGTACACCATCGGGTTCTTCGGAAAAACCCTCCGCGGAGCGCTTCCCTTCGTCTACCGCGGACAGGCTTCCTGGAAAATTCTCACCATGCAGATACTGTTCACCTTCGTCGAAGCGCTGGGAATCTCCAGCCTCCTCGGCATGGGAATCGGAGCGGCGGTCCATATTCTGGGCATGCCCATCCTTTCCAGCTTTTCCCAGGAAAAACTGATCTACCCCCTGCTCATCACCATCGTCACCCGAGAGCTCGGCCCCCTGCTCACCGCCTTCATCATCATCGCCCGCTCGGCCACCGCCATCGCGACCGAAATCGCGAGCATGGTCGTCTCGCATGAAATCGAAGCCTACATATCGGTCGGGGTAGATCCGATCGAACACATCGCGGTTCCTCGCTTCCTCGGGGTAACGGTATCCCTATTCCTTTTAAACATTTACTTTTCCCTTTTCGGCCTCGCGGGATCCTTCCTGGTCGTACAGGTTCTGAGCCCCATACCGGCCGTCGAGTATTTTTCCAACCTGCTCCAAAACCTCCGCCTCGCGGACCTGGGAGTTTCGGTGGCTAAAAGCATCGTGTTCGGGATGATCCTCGCGACCGTCGCCGTCGTGCAGGGCTTCTCGGTGGAACGGGCAAGCACGGAGATACCGCAGGCGGGGCTTCGCGCCGTCGGAAGCGCCTTCGCCTGGTGCATCGTCGCGGATCTGGCCGTTTCGGCCGTCTACTATCTTTCGTGA
- a CDS encoding CsgG/HfaB family protein: MAKKILLLCLSGLLSLSVFAAGKSFRLDDGIAEISGKLSGRLPAGTKIVIYDISASTQEASSYVIDGLTLELLELGSLRIVDRENIAKVRAELSFQMSGDVSDDSAQRLGAMLGAETLVTGSLDKLSGGYRLSLKAIQVETSEIQYMGTVNIAATDETETLLGQVNPRKSAAASVGSAARSVADFSGRLICSSVNFFFGIGSYMQGDFSGGRRVMFWELATAGVFAWGASKNDAGEDGSFLMMAGGVGFAATVAYAFVRPWRYKRDPSMALVTPGISFGSSPLNLRPASPREKKPLPVSLNLTVRY, translated from the coding sequence ATGGCAAAAAAGATTCTTTTGCTGTGCCTGTCCGGCCTGTTGTCCCTGTCTGTTTTCGCCGCAGGAAAATCGTTCCGCCTCGACGACGGCATTGCCGAAATTTCAGGCAAGCTTTCCGGCCGTCTTCCGGCCGGCACGAAGATCGTAATTTACGATATTTCCGCTTCGACTCAGGAAGCTTCCTCCTATGTGATCGACGGGTTGACTCTTGAGCTCCTCGAACTCGGCTCTCTGCGCATCGTGGACCGCGAAAATATCGCGAAGGTGCGGGCCGAGCTTTCCTTCCAGATGTCCGGAGACGTGAGCGACGACTCCGCCCAACGGCTCGGCGCCATGCTGGGAGCGGAAACGCTCGTGACCGGCTCGCTCGACAAGCTTTCAGGCGGGTATCGGCTTTCCCTCAAGGCGATCCAGGTTGAAACCTCGGAGATCCAGTACATGGGAACCGTCAACATCGCAGCGACGGACGAGACGGAAACCCTGCTGGGCCAGGTCAATCCGAGAAAATCGGCCGCCGCCTCCGTCGGAAGCGCCGCCCGCTCCGTCGCGGATTTTTCTGGCCGCCTGATCTGTTCGTCGGTTAATTTCTTTTTCGGCATTGGCTCGTACATGCAGGGAGACTTCTCGGGCGGCAGGCGGGTGATGTTCTGGGAGCTGGCAACAGCCGGCGTTTTTGCGTGGGGTGCGTCGAAAAACGACGCCGGAGAGGACGGCTCGTTTCTGATGATGGCAGGCGGGGTGGGTTTTGCCGCCACCGTCGCCTATGCGTTTGTTCGGCCCTGGCGCTACAAGCGCGATCCTTCGATGGCACTGGTAACTCCCGGTATCTCGTTCGGCTCGAGCCCCTTGAACCTGCGGCCGGCCTCTCCGCGCGAGAAAAAACCGCTTCCGGTTTCCCTGAATCTTACCGTTCGTTACTGA
- a CDS encoding MlaD family protein, protein MKFKIRYADQIVGTLAIAALVALAVVVILLGSKQRWFARDYAFKTTFASASGITPGMPLVYRGFTIGKITSIALNDQDEVDASFVVFDTYYGRAKEGSLVELVINPIGLGNQFLFHPGNGTALLTEGTHVPRVDSPEGRELIDSGLAKVQKKDDTITNLIAQINPLLTNINDTLGQLNGAFRGTGKGPLADTMKGVAATVTEAGAIAGSVNRSLDGLLGDISQVTANVRGITENLETLSAEVSNPDGLVPRLVDPDGRLFGSIGNSLESVEATLSGVAESADMLKSQVPQIAGVIEELRLALVQGQDVLEAVKNNPLLKGGVSPRAEPVSSGSGSRAIEF, encoded by the coding sequence ATGAAATTCAAGATCCGGTACGCCGATCAAATCGTAGGAACTCTGGCAATAGCGGCGCTCGTCGCCCTGGCTGTAGTCGTCATCCTGCTAGGGAGCAAGCAGCGCTGGTTCGCCCGCGACTACGCGTTCAAGACCACCTTCGCAAGCGCCTCGGGAATTACGCCGGGAATGCCCCTCGTTTACCGCGGATTCACGATCGGGAAAATAACCTCCATCGCGTTGAACGATCAGGACGAGGTGGACGCATCCTTCGTCGTTTTCGACACCTACTACGGGCGGGCCAAAGAAGGATCACTCGTCGAACTGGTGATAAACCCCATCGGACTCGGCAACCAGTTCCTGTTCCACCCGGGCAACGGGACCGCTCTTTTAACGGAGGGAACCCATGTGCCGAGGGTCGACAGCCCGGAGGGCAGGGAGCTCATAGACTCGGGCCTCGCCAAGGTTCAGAAAAAAGACGACACCATCACCAACCTGATCGCCCAGATCAACCCGCTCCTGACTAACATCAACGACACGCTCGGACAGCTCAACGGCGCCTTCCGCGGCACCGGAAAGGGCCCGCTCGCTGACACGATGAAGGGCGTCGCCGCGACGGTGACGGAAGCGGGAGCCATCGCCGGAAGCGTGAACCGCTCGCTCGACGGTTTGCTGGGAGACATCTCGCAGGTTACCGCAAACGTCAGAGGAATCACCGAAAACCTCGAAACCCTGAGCGCGGAAGTGTCGAATCCCGACGGACTCGTCCCCCGCCTCGTCGACCCCGACGGCAGGCTTTTCGGAAGCATCGGCAACTCCCTCGAATCCGTCGAGGCCACCCTTTCGGGCGTGGCCGAATCGGCGGACATGCTGAAGAGCCAGGTTCCGCAGATAGCGGGAGTCATCGAAGAACTGAGGCTCGCCCTGGTCCAGGGACAGGATGTGCTGGAAGCGGTAAAGAACAATCCCCTGCTCAAGGGCGGAGTCAGCCCGCGGGCCGAACCGGTCTCGTCGGGATCGGGCTCGCGCGCGATCGAATTTTAG
- a CDS encoding pyridoxal phosphate-dependent aminotransferase produces MNERQDRFSQKMLGIAPSPIRKFFDLIIGRDDIISLGVGEPDFPTPWAMREEAFYHLEQGHTSYTSNWGLTELRDAIARYLAKYDLDYDPKSEVLVTIGVSEAIDAVLRAILNPGDEVIVAEPCYVSYQPLVEICNTTLVRLDTAPTGFVPTAESIEKLITPKTKALMLCSPSNPTGRMIPADELARIAEVVKKHKIWVLSDEVYCELVYDGRKHVSIASFPGMKDYTVVLNGFSKAFAMTGWRIGYLACPPDLMAQVHKLHQYSTICAPIMSQYAALEGLRSGADEVERMRVSYQQRRNLMMHGFAEMGLPVAAPEGAFYIFPDIRKTGLTSEEFATKMINEYKVAVVPGTAFGAGAEGFVRCCYATEIGKLKEALRRMKLMVEGKPLD; encoded by the coding sequence ATGAACGAACGGCAGGACAGATTTTCTCAAAAAATGCTGGGGATCGCCCCGTCGCCGATCCGCAAGTTTTTCGATCTGATCATCGGACGGGACGACATCATCTCCCTCGGAGTCGGCGAGCCCGATTTTCCCACGCCCTGGGCGATGCGGGAAGAGGCGTTCTACCATCTGGAACAGGGGCATACCTCGTATACGTCGAACTGGGGTTTGACCGAACTGCGCGACGCTATTGCCCGCTATCTGGCGAAATACGATCTGGACTACGATCCGAAGAGCGAGGTTCTGGTCACCATCGGAGTCTCCGAGGCGATCGACGCCGTGCTCAGGGCTATCCTGAATCCCGGGGACGAGGTTATCGTCGCCGAGCCCTGCTACGTTTCGTATCAGCCGCTGGTGGAGATTTGTAACACCACGCTGGTGCGACTCGACACCGCTCCGACCGGCTTCGTGCCCACCGCCGAGTCGATTGAAAAGCTCATCACCCCGAAGACGAAGGCGCTCATGCTGTGCTCGCCGAGCAATCCGACCGGACGAATGATACCGGCGGACGAGCTCGCGCGCATCGCTGAAGTCGTGAAAAAGCACAAGATATGGGTGCTTTCCGACGAGGTGTATTGCGAGCTCGTATACGACGGCAGAAAACACGTTTCGATCGCCTCCTTCCCCGGAATGAAGGATTACACCGTCGTTTTGAACGGGTTCTCCAAGGCCTTCGCGATGACCGGCTGGCGCATCGGCTATCTCGCCTGTCCGCCGGATTTGATGGCCCAGGTCCACAAGCTTCATCAGTATTCGACGATCTGCGCGCCTATCATGAGCCAGTACGCCGCCCTGGAGGGCTTGAGGAGCGGAGCCGACGAGGTGGAGCGGATGCGGGTTTCTTACCAGCAGCGCAGAAACCTGATGATGCACGGATTCGCCGAGATGGGCCTTCCGGTCGCGGCGCCCGAAGGCGCCTTCTATATTTTCCCGGATATACGCAAAACCGGATTGACTTCCGAAGAATTCGCCACGAAGATGATCAATGAATACAAGGTAGCCGTAGTTCCCGGCACCGCTTTCGGAGCCGGAGCCGAGGGATTCGTCCGCTGCTGCTACGCGACCGAGATCGGCAAGTTGAAGGAAGCGCTGCGCCGGATGAAGCTGATGGTCGAAGGCAAACCTTTAGATTGA
- a CDS encoding tetratricopeptide repeat protein codes for MIDNRARFGFIHGRAQTKCILKPAGALASFAALAVFASLLLLTGGCSSAPKRPAEITAARNACDAQIAMGDAASARGDFANAELYFAEAWRLAVGADYEKGRIRALLSRGEARFAAGDIARAQTDRQQAYAEAAAGGYPALAAAAQASIARGNLGEGRADVSTENRAVRALEAQAAAREALPLLGGEPLLKASVLRTAALAEKDLGNFAEAEKHLLEAAGIHEKGLFLEDSGYDWFLLASVRSKAGMYDRALEALDRAIEFDRKAEHSAGLGMDWLARGTVFEKKGERDAAAAAYRRSEEIFAAAYLKENERAARAALERMSQ; via the coding sequence ATGATCGATAACAGAGCGCGCTTCGGTTTCATTCATGGGCGCGCGCAAACGAAATGCATCCTGAAGCCCGCGGGAGCGCTCGCGTCTTTCGCAGCCCTCGCCGTATTCGCCTCGCTACTCCTTTTAACCGGAGGATGCTCCTCGGCGCCCAAGCGGCCGGCGGAGATAACCGCCGCAAGGAACGCCTGCGACGCCCAGATCGCGATGGGAGACGCCGCCTCCGCTCGGGGAGACTTCGCTAACGCCGAACTCTATTTTGCAGAAGCATGGCGTCTTGCCGTCGGCGCCGATTACGAAAAAGGCCGAATCAGGGCCCTATTGTCGCGGGGAGAGGCGCGCTTCGCCGCCGGAGACATTGCGCGAGCCCAAACCGACAGGCAGCAGGCCTACGCCGAAGCCGCAGCCGGAGGATATCCGGCGCTCGCGGCGGCGGCACAGGCTTCCATCGCGCGGGGAAATCTCGGAGAAGGCCGGGCGGACGTTTCAACGGAAAACCGCGCAGTGCGCGCCCTCGAGGCTCAAGCCGCTGCGCGGGAAGCCCTCCCCCTGCTGGGAGGAGAGCCGCTCCTGAAGGCATCCGTGTTGCGGACTGCCGCTCTTGCCGAAAAAGACCTGGGCAACTTCGCGGAGGCCGAAAAACACCTGCTCGAGGCCGCCGGCATTCATGAGAAAGGACTCTTTCTTGAAGACTCGGGCTACGACTGGTTCCTCCTCGCGTCGGTGCGCTCGAAGGCGGGAATGTACGACCGGGCGCTGGAGGCTCTGGACCGCGCGATTGAATTCGACCGGAAGGCCGAACACTCGGCAGGGCTGGGCATGGACTGGCTCGCCCGCGGAACGGTGTTTGAAAAGAAGGGAGAGAGGGACGCCGCGGCCGCGGCATACCGGCGGAGCGAGGAAATCTTCGCCGCCGCGTATCTGAAGGAAAACGAACGGGCCGCGCGAGCGGCCCTTGAAAGAATGTCTCAGTAA
- a CDS encoding radical SAM protein, with protein MIRSVVIIQPPFVQLNGPYPAGAYLSAFFRGVAGEFGIENVRWFDAGNLFFRDLFSARGLERLFEKSREGALAAAEKAWRSGGAGAETARQLKRYLSLEKAWISWIDPIISILCGGDRELCHALVRSPHAPRGARMDAFFASLEGEPTADDGRTLATLAIEDLADYITAAVDGEFSLVRYAESIAASERDFSRIETALSRPLVADYYEPFLERFLDDLEPSVSADGQTLFCVSIPFPGCLVNALATARALRNRFGERALISMGGGYVNTELRNCSAERLGLYADFLCFDRGFGAYLSLLRDPEARRSGTLRFLHCPPGLRDEENRLTASISPDYSDIDFALYPRLSDTPNPMHRLWSDGAWLKAYLAHGCYWHRCSFCDVSLDYVGVYLPVGIPNLYQSLRAQALSRRVRGIHLVDEAAPPRALRDFALGNLRAAREDPSGGLLSFWGNIRFEKTFTRDLADFLSFGGLSAVSGGIEIASPSGFKAVDKGIDLENLVAVCAAFKEAGVLVHSYLIYGYWNETEQDVVDSAEVMRQLFAAGLVDSAFWHKFVLTRHSRVHREWEAGMHRGENGSAKLEPIDKRGNFADNDLRFAGEEASKLYTAPLDAALQAWMHGEGLDSPVRKWFPFSMPSPRIQADLIDEYIASYEKARDFERNKPFDPASDYCWTGSSPVRGSDDGELVWYFLGEEHSLRVDPESARRIQRAFADIPVSPEVLAALPRKTFKTFRKSGLVKICPLG; from the coding sequence ATGATTCGTTCGGTCGTAATAATCCAGCCGCCATTCGTCCAGCTCAACGGACCCTATCCGGCAGGCGCCTATCTTTCCGCCTTTTTTCGCGGCGTAGCCGGCGAGTTCGGCATTGAAAACGTCCGCTGGTTCGACGCGGGGAATCTCTTCTTCAGGGATCTTTTTTCCGCTCGCGGGCTTGAGCGCCTGTTCGAGAAAAGCCGGGAGGGAGCCCTTGCGGCGGCGGAAAAAGCCTGGCGCTCGGGCGGTGCCGGCGCGGAAACGGCGAGACAGCTGAAGCGATACCTTTCGCTTGAAAAGGCCTGGATTTCCTGGATCGATCCGATCATTTCAATATTGTGCGGCGGAGACCGGGAGCTGTGCCATGCCCTGGTCCGCTCTCCTCACGCTCCCCGGGGCGCGCGCATGGACGCATTTTTCGCCTCCCTCGAAGGCGAGCCCACGGCCGACGACGGACGAACCCTCGCGACACTCGCGATCGAGGATCTCGCCGACTACATTACCGCCGCCGTCGACGGGGAGTTTTCCCTGGTGCGCTACGCCGAATCGATCGCGGCGAGCGAACGCGACTTTTCACGGATAGAGACGGCTCTCTCGCGTCCTCTGGTGGCCGATTATTACGAGCCCTTTCTGGAGCGGTTTCTCGATGATCTGGAGCCTTCGGTTTCCGCGGACGGGCAGACGCTCTTCTGCGTTTCGATACCCTTTCCCGGCTGTCTGGTGAACGCCCTCGCTACGGCGCGGGCGCTCAGGAACCGGTTCGGCGAGCGGGCCCTGATCAGCATGGGCGGCGGGTACGTGAATACTGAACTGCGCAACTGCTCCGCGGAACGGCTCGGCCTGTATGCGGACTTTCTCTGCTTCGACCGCGGCTTCGGAGCGTATCTGTCTCTGTTGCGCGATCCCGAAGCCCGGCGATCCGGGACCTTGCGCTTTCTGCACTGTCCTCCCGGGCTCAGGGATGAAGAAAACCGGCTTACCGCGTCGATCTCTCCCGATTATTCGGACATCGATTTCGCCCTTTATCCGAGATTGTCCGACACGCCGAATCCGATGCACCGGTTATGGTCCGACGGAGCCTGGCTGAAAGCGTATCTTGCTCACGGCTGCTATTGGCACAGATGCTCGTTCTGCGATGTGAGTCTTGATTATGTTGGTGTATACCTACCGGTAGGTATACCAAATTTGTACCAATCCCTCCGCGCCCAGGCCCTCTCGCGCCGAGTGCGCGGCATCCACCTTGTCGACGAAGCGGCCCCGCCCCGGGCTCTTCGCGACTTCGCCCTCGGCAATCTCCGCGCGGCCCGCGAAGACCCCTCCGGCGGCCTCCTCTCGTTCTGGGGGAACATCCGCTTCGAGAAAACCTTCACCCGCGACCTTGCCGACTTCCTCTCCTTCGGCGGGCTTTCCGCCGTCTCCGGGGGCATCGAAATCGCCAGCCCTTCGGGCTTCAAGGCCGTGGACAAGGGCATCGACCTCGAAAACCTCGTGGCAGTCTGCGCCGCCTTCAAGGAGGCGGGAGTGCTCGTGCATTCCTATTTGATCTACGGCTACTGGAACGAGACTGAGCAGGACGTCGTTGATTCGGCTGAAGTCATGCGCCAGCTTTTCGCCGCCGGACTCGTAGATTCAGCTTTTTGGCATAAATTCGTGCTTACCCGCCACTCCCGCGTTCACCGCGAGTGGGAGGCCGGAATGCACCGGGGCGAAAACGGTTCGGCAAAGCTGGAGCCGATAGACAAGAGGGGAAACTTCGCGGACAACGATCTCCGTTTCGCCGGCGAGGAGGCCTCGAAGCTCTATACCGCCCCTCTCGACGCCGCGCTCCAGGCCTGGATGCACGGAGAAGGGCTCGACTCTCCCGTCCGCAAGTGGTTTCCGTTCAGCATGCCCTCTCCGCGAATACAGGCGGATCTTATCGACGAGTATATCGCCTCGTATGAAAAAGCGCGGGATTTCGAGCGGAACAAACCCTTCGACCCGGCCTCCGATTATTGCTGGACAGGGAGTTCTCCCGTTCGGGGCTCGGATGACGGCGAGCTTGTCTGGTATTTTCTGGGCGAGGAGCATTCCCTGCGCGTCGATCCTGAGTCCGCGCGGCGCATTCAGCGCGCCTTCGCCGACATTCCTGTCTCTCCCGAAGTTCTCGCGGCTCTTCCGCGAAAGACGTTCAAGACGTTCAGGAAAAGCGGCCTGGTAAAAATCTGTCCGCTCGGATGA
- a CDS encoding Lrp/AsnC family transcriptional regulator: protein MQEILDLLQNDARLSADDIATMTNRTVAEVAAIIAQLEKDGVILKYTAVVNQEKLDSENEGVRAVIEIQVTPEREHGFDALAERIFRFPQVKSLYLMSGGYDLQVIIEGKNLKDVAFFVSDKLATLNGVKSTKTHFVLKTYKENDIVYVDEKRDRREGVTA from the coding sequence ATGCAGGAGATTCTCGACCTTTTACAGAATGATGCGCGGCTCAGCGCTGACGACATCGCAACCATGACCAACCGGACCGTGGCGGAAGTCGCAGCAATCATCGCGCAGCTCGAAAAGGACGGGGTCATCCTGAAATACACCGCCGTCGTGAATCAGGAAAAACTGGACAGCGAAAACGAAGGGGTGCGCGCCGTAATCGAAATTCAGGTTACCCCCGAGCGCGAGCACGGATTCGACGCCCTGGCGGAACGCATATTCCGCTTCCCCCAGGTGAAGTCCCTCTACCTCATGTCGGGCGGCTACGACCTCCAGGTCATCATCGAAGGCAAGAACCTCAAGGACGTCGCTTTCTTCGTATCCGACAAGCTCGCCACCCTCAACGGGGTGAAAAGCACCAAAACCCACTTCGTGCTAAAAACCTACAAGGAAAACGATATTGTCTATGTCGACGAAAAGCGGGACCGCCGCGAAGGGGTGACCGCATGA